From a single Flavobacteriales bacterium genomic region:
- a CDS encoding DUF3857 domain-containing protein yields the protein MRAALYLIALLFCGQAFGQNMSEQLVLLRRTYQDQSSVYLRNNTTYHIVRTEKGIVSTREIENDRMLLKDIVGDVQEERVYYSDLMPLKEIEAYTLIPKGNGSKRIKIGAVEHRDQRSNSIFHDDSRIAYFTMPSLASGAVAHLRYVVAFPDARFSTGHYFASEFPVEESILTVISDADIDVDVRTFHMPDGSYTRSVSTEKGKTVQRYTMRNVPPMKFASDAPSFSYYTPHAQLIVNTEKVESTDRVDQLYGWLYSYVGQCSDPADASITALTDSLTANILVPQEKASVIYRWVQDHIRYIAFEDGLNGLIPAPAEEVSRVRYGDCKGMSNVLQTMLRAAGLDAHLAWIGTRDRPYTFNELPAAGSSDHMIVALYLADTTLFLDGTANVNAFGFPSGFTQGKEALIAMDSATYNISTVPVMPAAASVLRDDVRLKFVGNELVGTGRITLTGYDRHNLTHYLRAVQPNKVNDVLRSVLMKGSNKFQLDSTHVEGLNDREAPLSITYTFRLPDHMHRNGDRVYLPLTLSDPWKDLRFAEERVLPLEFPYEYERHYTVTLDLPEGAQWDGASSELKMDINAASYSIMTNGDQRTITTNADFVVNRLIMDEELNDWRDMNKSLLKDLGRTVVIDLPSE from the coding sequence ATGCGGGCCGCGTTGTATTTGATCGCATTGTTGTTCTGTGGGCAAGCATTCGGACAGAACATGTCCGAGCAGCTTGTGCTGCTCCGGCGTACGTACCAGGATCAATCGTCCGTTTACCTTCGGAACAACACTACGTACCACATTGTGCGAACTGAGAAAGGCATTGTTTCCACGCGTGAGATCGAAAATGACCGTATGTTATTGAAAGATATCGTGGGGGACGTACAGGAAGAGCGCGTGTATTACAGTGACCTAATGCCACTGAAGGAGATCGAAGCCTATACCCTCATACCGAAGGGCAATGGCTCCAAACGGATAAAGATCGGTGCTGTGGAACACCGTGATCAGCGCAGCAACAGCATCTTCCACGACGATTCGCGCATAGCCTATTTTACAATGCCATCCTTGGCTTCCGGAGCAGTGGCGCATTTACGTTACGTGGTTGCGTTCCCGGATGCCCGCTTCTCCACCGGCCACTATTTCGCCAGTGAGTTTCCTGTGGAAGAAAGCATTCTTACCGTGATCAGTGACGCGGACATAGACGTTGACGTGCGCACCTTCCATATGCCGGATGGCAGCTATACACGGTCAGTATCCACCGAGAAAGGCAAAACCGTACAACGGTACACCATGCGCAATGTTCCGCCCATGAAGTTCGCTAGTGATGCACCTTCATTCAGCTATTACACGCCCCATGCTCAATTGATCGTGAACACTGAGAAAGTTGAAAGCACGGACCGAGTGGACCAGCTCTATGGATGGCTGTACAGTTATGTAGGGCAATGTTCAGATCCGGCCGATGCTTCCATAACCGCACTTACGGATTCGTTAACGGCGAACATACTGGTCCCCCAGGAAAAAGCATCGGTGATCTACCGTTGGGTGCAGGACCACATCCGCTACATTGCATTCGAGGATGGCCTCAATGGTCTCATTCCAGCACCTGCCGAAGAGGTTTCACGTGTTCGATATGGTGATTGCAAAGGTATGAGCAACGTGCTGCAGACAATGCTTCGTGCTGCTGGACTTGATGCCCATCTGGCATGGATCGGCACGCGGGACAGACCTTATACGTTCAATGAACTACCCGCTGCCGGAAGTAGCGACCATATGATCGTGGCCTTGTACTTGGCGGACACCACCCTCTTTCTGGATGGCACTGCGAATGTGAACGCGTTCGGTTTTCCCAGTGGATTCACTCAAGGTAAAGAAGCGCTGATCGCCATGGACAGCGCGACGTACAACATCAGCACCGTACCGGTTATGCCCGCTGCGGCCAGCGTGCTGCGCGATGACGTTCGGCTGAAATTCGTAGGGAACGAGTTGGTCGGCACCGGCAGGATCACATTGACCGGATATGATCGGCACAACCTAACGCATTATTTACGCGCCGTGCAACCCAACAAAGTGAACGACGTACTGCGCAGCGTGTTGATGAAAGGCTCCAATAAATTCCAACTGGACAGCACGCACGTGGAAGGTCTGAATGATCGAGAAGCACCGCTCAGCATTACCTACACCTTCAGATTACCGGACCACATGCACCGCAATGGCGACCGTGTGTATTTGCCCTTAACGCTAAGCGACCCTTGGAAAGACCTTCGGTTTGCGGAAGAACGCGTCCTACCCTTGGAATTCCCCTACGAGTATGAACGCCATTACACCGTGACATTGGATCTTCCGGAAGGAGCACAATGGGATGGCGCCTCTTCAGAACTGAAAATGGACATCAATGCCGCCAGCTACAGCATTATGACCAATGGCGATCAACGCACGATAACCACCAACGCTGACTTCGTTGTTAACCGTTTGATCATGGATGAAGAACTCAATGATTGGCGGGACATGAACAAATCGCTCCTGAAGGACTTGGGCCGTACCGTAGTAATAGACCTACCCAGCGAATGA
- a CDS encoding DUF3857 domain-containing protein, which translates to MNLSKLLIGAVIGANTMLPSPANAQHDHLKNYDWDPAPTLPDTTGFGSSNEVILLRNNIQQFEDQGELIYFYDVFHYQKYLGDDAAVDQNKTLDINTGSIFDMYTLKARSIAPDGTVTELPKSAFLERADDNEKGKGTYFAFEGLRPGSVVEYLMFSKQTCEYRGAVTRLQFSLPIKKETYEMLVPDSWRYQFKGYNGLPEPTADSTLAGHLLHKLELTDVAALESESNADTEKYRMYLVHKLDAIPSLNALHISDYNGATKIYHDALYPDLGAKTKKELAGLVKKIGIGFARDEADRLRTIDRYIHGNFQYAESGAAELSDLDAIMKTRTCNEFGMQRLYANVFREAGIEHQVVLTNDRTLTPFDPEFESRNYLQNVVFYFPGPDKYLDPTEFGLGLGYLAPEYMGNHGLFIKNKELGGAFVGIGKVSFIPDLPAEDTRHDLLITINPSVDATEADVVVKNELTGYYARYIQEFYSLMNEEQQKDILQGHMGHLTEGAIKQDLQVENAKADQFGMKPFTINAKVTTNKFTNQAGNEVLLRVGELIGPQMELYAEKERKLPSDSPFNRYYDRKIIVELPDGWTCADLSPMEVHKVMEIDGKLEAEFRSSATQNDGIITIEIVEYYRTTHVPVEYYEAYRGVINGAADFNKRNLLLKPAG; encoded by the coding sequence ATGAATCTTTCCAAACTCTTGATCGGTGCCGTTATCGGTGCCAACACAATGCTTCCTTCACCGGCCAATGCCCAGCATGACCATCTGAAGAACTACGATTGGGACCCCGCGCCAACCCTGCCGGACACCACCGGCTTCGGGTCCTCCAACGAAGTGATCCTGTTGCGCAACAACATCCAACAGTTCGAGGATCAAGGAGAACTGATCTACTTCTATGATGTGTTCCATTACCAGAAATACTTGGGTGATGATGCGGCTGTGGACCAGAATAAGACCTTGGACATCAATACAGGATCCATCTTCGACATGTACACCTTGAAAGCAAGGTCCATAGCACCGGACGGTACGGTTACCGAACTCCCCAAAAGCGCCTTTTTAGAGCGTGCGGATGACAACGAAAAAGGCAAAGGCACCTATTTCGCGTTCGAAGGGTTGCGACCGGGCAGCGTGGTTGAATACCTGATGTTCTCCAAACAGACCTGCGAATACAGGGGTGCTGTTACGCGACTCCAGTTCAGTTTGCCCATCAAAAAGGAAACCTATGAAATGCTGGTGCCCGATTCCTGGCGTTACCAATTCAAAGGATATAACGGCCTTCCCGAACCTACCGCGGACTCAACCCTTGCCGGCCATCTGCTGCATAAATTGGAGTTAACGGATGTCGCGGCATTGGAAAGTGAAAGTAACGCGGACACCGAAAAATACCGGATGTATCTAGTGCATAAGCTGGATGCTATCCCCAGTCTGAACGCACTGCACATCAGCGACTACAATGGCGCAACCAAGATCTACCACGATGCGCTTTACCCGGATCTCGGTGCCAAGACCAAGAAGGAACTCGCTGGTCTGGTCAAAAAGATAGGAATAGGGTTCGCGCGTGATGAAGCGGATCGTTTGCGAACCATTGACCGGTATATACACGGCAACTTCCAGTATGCAGAGAGCGGCGCTGCGGAGCTTTCGGACCTGGACGCGATCATGAAGACCAGAACGTGTAATGAATTCGGGATGCAGCGACTCTACGCCAACGTTTTTCGTGAGGCCGGGATCGAACATCAAGTGGTGCTTACGAACGATCGTACCCTAACACCCTTCGATCCGGAATTCGAATCCCGGAATTACCTGCAGAACGTGGTCTTCTACTTTCCAGGACCGGATAAATACCTCGACCCAACGGAATTCGGTCTGGGCCTTGGCTACCTGGCGCCAGAATACATGGGCAACCACGGTCTGTTCATCAAGAACAAAGAATTGGGTGGCGCCTTTGTTGGCATCGGCAAAGTGAGCTTCATCCCCGACCTTCCAGCGGAAGACACGCGGCACGACCTGTTGATCACTATCAATCCTAGTGTTGATGCCACCGAAGCTGATGTTGTCGTGAAGAACGAGTTAACAGGTTACTACGCGCGCTACATCCAGGAATTCTATTCACTCATGAATGAAGAGCAGCAAAAGGACATTCTTCAAGGGCACATGGGGCATCTGACCGAGGGGGCCATCAAACAAGACCTTCAAGTTGAAAACGCCAAAGCGGATCAGTTCGGTATGAAGCCCTTCACCATCAACGCCAAAGTGACCACCAATAAATTCACCAACCAAGCCGGGAATGAAGTGCTGCTGCGTGTAGGTGAACTCATTGGCCCGCAGATGGAACTCTACGCTGAAAAAGAACGCAAGCTACCGAGCGACTCCCCCTTCAACCGGTATTATGACCGTAAGATCATTGTAGAATTACCCGATGGCTGGACCTGTGCGGACCTATCACCGATGGAGGTCCATAAGGTGATGGAGATCGACGGCAAGCTCGAAGCCGAGTTCCGATCCAGTGCAACCCAGAATGATGGCATCATTACGATCGAGATCGTGGAGTACTACCGCACCACGCACGTACCGGTGGAATATTACGAGGCCTATCGCGGGGTGATCAATGGTGCCGCTGATTTCAATAAGCGCAACTTGCTGCTGAAGCCTGCAGGTTAG
- a CDS encoding T9SS type A sorting domain-containing protein: MFNFKFFPALLLIGSSVQMNAQVADAGPDQELCLDHTTLQANALMPDVTGYWTLLSGNVTIADDSDPTSQLTNIYVGANTLSWTIINGTDTTTDEVSIIRYEFDPAIADAGSDQTIFTPLSTAVMQAATPWFPQVCSWTVVSGTGIITNVNDPQTSVSSLGVGENIFQWTCDDGECSVPGNLDQVTIWVETAMSVSTIEFSQPTSIWYDQTTGLLQVNSDVGIDDLTLFDGSGRRIQLPDQTNGRPMNIGSLPSGTYVVIANIDGALQTQRFIVSR; this comes from the coding sequence ATGTTCAACTTCAAATTCTTTCCTGCACTTTTATTGATCGGTTCTTCTGTTCAAATGAACGCGCAAGTTGCGGATGCCGGACCTGACCAAGAACTCTGTCTAGATCATACCACCTTACAGGCAAATGCGCTGATGCCGGATGTTACCGGCTATTGGACCTTGTTGAGCGGTAATGTAACGATCGCGGATGATTCAGATCCGACGAGTCAGCTAACCAACATCTATGTAGGGGCAAACACGCTTTCATGGACGATCATCAATGGTACAGATACTACAACCGATGAAGTAAGCATAATTCGATATGAATTTGATCCGGCTATCGCAGATGCAGGGTCGGACCAGACCATTTTTACCCCCCTATCAACAGCTGTAATGCAAGCCGCAACTCCATGGTTCCCACAAGTCTGTTCATGGACCGTTGTTTCCGGAACCGGGATCATAACCAATGTGAATGACCCGCAGACCAGTGTGAGTTCACTGGGCGTTGGAGAAAATATTTTCCAATGGACTTGTGATGATGGTGAGTGCAGTGTACCGGGCAATTTAGACCAAGTTACGATCTGGGTAGAAACGGCCATGTCGGTAAGTACTATTGAGTTTTCACAACCCACATCAATTTGGTATGATCAAACTACAGGTCTGTTGCAAGTTAACAGTGACGTTGGTATTGATGACCTAACGCTTTTCGATGGATCGGGAAGACGCATTCAACTGCCAGACCAAACGAACGGAAGGCCAATGAACATTGGGAGTCTTCCTTCTGGCACCTATGTGGTGATCGCGAATATCGATGGCGCTTTACAAACCCAGCGTTTCATAGTAAGCCGCTGA